A stretch of Coccidioides posadasii str. Silveira chromosome 2, complete sequence DNA encodes these proteins:
- the ALG11 gene encoding asparagine-linked glycosylation protein (CAZy:GT4~EggNog:ENOG410PIAX~COG:M~BUSCO:6396at33183), translating to MLAFISSSIATLVSLLALAVIFPTVAGYPIRLVLRGLGCRIKKRTEAKRKLIRARVRVEEEDYQSQRNRQSKAEDEDWEKVESYGSQTATDGKVKDSAWDGVVGFFHPFCNAGGGGERVLWVAVRATQKRWPKAICIIYTGDQDVDKATMLKNIERRFNIQLHPPTVVFCYLSNRKYVLSNTYPHFTLLGQSLGSLVLAYDAFTNLVPDIFVDTMGYAFALALSHFLFPSVPTGAYVHYPTISTDMLESLDDKTGQRGLNAGAGTGWKGMVKRKYWHAFAKLYGWVGGTIDVVMCNSSWTSGHIKALWLPSRKNRKQYQEPTVIFPPVAVSDLEGIKIDLASERESREPSILYIAQFRPEKNHALILRSYARFLKQLRIKHSHSDTSTDLPSPCISKPEPKLILIGSVRQSSPDETHIYNLRLLAHELKIRDNTTFICDATWPTVLEHLRHASIGTNAMWNEHFGIGVVEYQAAGLISVVHDSGGPKMDIVVDLEEGATGFRATTEVEYAAAFEAALALPDEEKITMRMRARKSAQRFTEEEFEKKWLGDMEKLVDLRVQRAGR from the exons ATGCTCGCTTTCATTTCCTCCTCGATCGCCACTCTCGTTTCACTCCTTGCTCTCGCCGTCATCTTTCCGACTGTAGCCGGCTATCCCATACGTCTTGTGCTACGAGGACTCGGCTGCCGTATCAAGAAGAGAACAGAGGCAAAGCGGAAACTGATACGTGCTAGAGTtcgagttgaagaagaggattATCAATCGCAAAGAAATAGGCAGTCGAAAGCTGAAGATGAAGATTGGGAAAAAGTTGAGAGCTACGGGTCCCAAACCGCGACTGATGGGAAGGTCAAGGACTCAGCCTGGGACGGAGTTGTAGGGTTTTTTCACCCATTTTG CAATGCGGGTGGCGGTGGAGAACGAGTCCTCTGGGTCGCAGTCAGAGCAACGCAGAAAAGGTGGCCCAAAGCTATTTGCATCATATATACCGGTGATCAGGATGTAGATAAGGCCACTATGCTTAAAAATATTGAA AGACGTTTTAATATCCAACTCCACCCTCCTACGGTGGTATTTTGCTACCTATCGAACCGGAAATATGTTCTGAGCAACACTTATCCTCATTTTACCCTTCTTGGACAATCGTTGGGATCCTTGGTTCTCGCATACGATGCGTTCACGAATTTGGTACCAGACATCTTCGTTGATACAATGGGTTACGCGTTCGCGCTAGCACTATCCCACTTCCTATTTCCGTCTGTCCCCACGGGAGCCTATGTACACTATCCAACGATATCAACGGATATGCTGGAGTCTCTTGATGATAAGACCGGCCAAAGAGGTCTAAATGCTGGTGCCGGAACAGGTTGGAAAGGCATGGTCAAAAGGAAGTACTGGCATGCTTTCGCGAAACTGTACGGATGGGTTGGAGGTACGATTGACGTTGTCATGTGCAACTCTTCCTGGACATCGGGGCATATAAAAGCTCTGTGGCTCCCATCAAGGAAGAATAGAAAGCAGTACCAAGAACCCACAGTTATCTTTCCTCCAGTGGCAGTATCGGATCTCGAGGGGATAAAAATTGACCTAGCAAGCGAACGCGAATCTCGAGAGCCCTCGATTCTCTACATCGCCCAATTCCGTCCGGAGAAAAATCACGCCCTTATACTACGGTCATATGCCCGTTTCTTAAAACAACTCAGGATAAAACATTCTCATTCGGATACCTCAACCGATCTGCCTTCCCCTTGCATCTCTAAGCCAGAACCAAAGCTCATCCTCATCGGCTCCGTCCGCCAATCCAGTCCGGACGAAACTCATATCTACAACCTGCGCCTCCTCGCCCACGAGCTCAAAATCCGCGACAACACTACCTTTATCTGTGATGCTACCTGGCCTACTGTCCTCGAGCATCTGCGCCACGCCTCCATCGGCACAAACGCAATGTGGAATGAGCATTTTGGTATTGGTGTCGTCGAGTACCAGGCGGCTGGCTTAATCAGCGTCGTGCACGATTCGGGTGGACCGAAGATGGATATCGTGGTCGATTTGGAGGAGGGTGCGACTGGATTCAGGGCTACAACGGAAGTCGAGTATGCAGCTGCGTTCGAAGCAGCACTAGCACTGCCGGATGAAGAGAAGATTACGATGAGGATGCGGGCAAGGAAGTCGGCACAGAGGTTCACAGAGGAGGAATTCGAGAAGAAATGGCTGGGAGATATGGAGAAGTTGGTGGACTTGCGCGTCCAGAGAGCCGGGAGATAG
- the CRZ1 gene encoding DNA-binding transcription factor (EggNog:ENOG410PIQA~COG:K~BUSCO:3241at33183) — protein sequence MDVPHQGRGRSSSVAGDENQHINPSDPMNPAAQTYQDRAATLALDPALSNVSPSPSGFPGSNPTTSGAADAYAINNSFIHNSTTLDDNLLRANIPSDPLFNQPQSYSQSFEASFIQQLEHSSNLKAHSGNNNVTNLLPSDQLGFEDFGMYSNNNQASEFGSSLLLDPQVAQSSPHLNQSINPADLSRMSSPHNPTPPHLAPPESHPSPRPTSPVSTPGTYYTPQHSRHTSLDPSSAAYITGHGHSDWQGMLGNPSFQGHRRAPSEHSDVSSVAHSPYLPQENAFDISENNNSPLLMAQPDPAIYENALGIGSFTISDQDQAFSPAHSPYNMSPRLMPQQPGGDLGPDPTFLTTQTLTSQFSSGPSEAYAMKTETSGPPPFQSQNSPGEMGQAAQMTPPVISVEFAPPSRTSTFETSTKGEGGKDTLSPPISRRGRSKSDPFAQSMSRSLSASALTAPFPSMPHDPRSLSPFPRSTGTLSTPSSREVSPAAKNRRQSTSSIDSRNYILDLADPQRPGSNAGDSKRVQKHPATFQCNLCPKRFTRAYNLRSHLRTHTDERPFVCTVCGKAFARQHDRKRHEGLHSGEKKFVCRGDLTRGGQWGCGRRFARADALGRHFRSEAGRVCIKPLLDEEAAERERTFMSQQDQQQQEPQQQQQQRVTGHLQPVSQTMTVQGMDGQHPAFTLPAALLAQYPALQTLQWDQIATQPDDNGDLRGGGRSSFDASSGGEFGFGDDDDTGLISGYVSGPGPGRAASSQDQLLGVSSSGAGWHPHAGRWSSDYDGVK from the exons ATGGACGTCCCGCACCAGGGCCGGGGCAGGTCCTCCTCGGTCGCCGGAGACGAAAACCAGCACATAAATCCCTCCGATCCCATGAACCCAGCGGCCCAGACGTATCAAGATCGAGCTGCGACCCTCGCCTTAGACCCTGCGCTCTCCAACGTCTCCCCTTCGCCGTCTGGCTTCCCTGGCTCGAATCCTACGACGAGTGGCGCCGCCGATGCCTACGCGATCAACAACTCGTTCATACATAATTCTACCACGCTGGATGACAATCTCCTTCGCGCGAACATCCCCTCTGACCCTTTGTTCAACCAGCCGCAGTCGTACTCCCAATCATTCGAGGCGAGCTTCATCCAGCAGCTTGAGCACTCCTCGAACCTGAAGGCACACTCGGGAAATAACAACGTCACCAATCTCCTCCCATCAGATCAGCTTGGCTTCGAGGATTTTGGCATGTATTCGAACAACAACCAGGCTTCTGAGTTTGGCTCTTCGCTCCTTCTTGATCCCCAGGTGGCCCAGTCGTCACCTCACCTTAACCAGTCCATCAACCCAGCCGACCTTAGCAGGATGTCCTCTCCTCACAATCCCACCCCGCCCCATCTAGCGCCTCCAGAATCGCACCCATCACCGCGCCCTACATCGCCGGTGTCAACACCCGGAACCTACTATACGCCACAGCATTCACGCCACACCTCTCTAGATCCCTCGAGTGCGGCATACATCACAGGACATGGGCACTCTGATTGGCAAGGAATGCTCGGAAACCCATCTTTCCAAGGTCACAGGAGGGCTCCGTCGGAACACTCTGACGTTTCTTCTGTTGCCCATTCCCCATACCTGCCACAAGAGAATGCCTTTGATATTTCGGAGAATAACAACTCTCCACTTTTAATGGCTCAACCCGACCCGGCAATATATGAAAACGCCCTGGGCATCGGATCCTTTACCATCTCAGATCAAGACCAAGCCTTCAGTCCCGCCCACAGTCCTTATAATATGTCCCCCCGACTCATGCCACAACAACCTGGCGGGGACCTCGGACCTGACCCCACATTTCTCACTACTCAGACTTTGACCAGTCAATTCAGTTCAGGACCCTCGGAAGCATATGCTATGAAGACGGAGACGTCTGGTCCACCGCCCTTTCAATCGCAAAATAGCCCAGGTGAAATGGGACAGGCTGCCCAGATGACACCACCCGTGATCAGCGTGGAGTTTGCGCCGCCATCAAGAACATCGACCTTTGAGACGTCTACTAAGGGAGAAGGAGGCAAAGATACTCTGAGCCCACCCATTAGTC GGCGAGGTAGAAGTAAATCCGACCCGTTCGCGCAGTCCATGTCACGCTCtttatctgcttctgcactCACTGCACCTTTTCCTAGCATGCCACATGACCCCCGTTCGCTGTCTCCGTTCCCTCGTAGCACTGGAACTCTCAGCACTCCGTCATCTCGTGAAGTTTCACCGGCAGCGAAGAATCGAAGACAATCTACTTCATCGATAGATAGCCGCAACTATATACTTGATCTCGCGGATCCTCAGCGACCAGGTTCAAACGCAGGTGATTCTAAGCGGGTACAAAAGCACCCGGCTACTTTCCAGTGTAATCTTTGCCCAAAACGATTCACACGAGCTTATAACCTACGCTCTCATCTCCGAACACATACTGATGAACGACCATTCGTGTGTACTGTGTGTGGTAAAGCCTTTGCTCGCCAGCATGACAGAAAGCGGCACGAAGGACTACACTCCGGGGAGAAGAAGTTTGTTTGCCGTGGAGACCTAACACGAGGTGGACAGTGGGGCTGTGGGCGCCGATTTGCTAGGGCTGACGCCTTGGGAAGGCATTTCAGGTCTGAAGCCGGTAGAGTCTGCATCAAACCTCTTTTAGATGAAGAAGCTGCCGAGCGAGAGCGCACGTTCATGAGTCAACAAGATCAACAGCAGCAAGagccgcagcagcagcagcagcaacgaGTTACGGGGCATTTGCAACCTGTTTCACAAACAATGACTGTACAAGGCATGGACGGCCAGCATCCGGCATTTACTCTTCCTGCTGCACTCCTGGCTCAATATCCTGCCCTCCAGACATTGCAATGGGACCAAATAGCCACCCAACCTGACGATAACGGTGACCTTCGGGGTGGTGGACGCAGCAGCTTCGATGCCAGTTCTGGTGGCGAGTTTGGATttggtgatgatgacgacACTGGATTGATTAGCGGGTATGTGAGTGGCCCTGGGCCGGGCCGTGCCGCCTCATCACAGGATCAGCTGCTGGGTGTTAGTTCGAGCGGCGCAGGCTGGCATCCCCATGCCGGACGATGGAGCAGTGACTACGATGGAGTTAAATAG
- a CDS encoding uncharacterized protein (EggNog:ENOG410PJZ9~COG:T~BUSCO:2002at33183): MEPRQGPARKPGDEWDGRGRPRRQRASRHARSESENEALDTSDRNLSTWQSSIMSPISRQISNTITRQRSLQSEARPEERRGLSQKFNLFPYRPHSSNTSRPASTSTSSSSLRSLTDPVGVDGRPDNRSIPTTGSSPNSSTPRAIEGSQPVPLSPLSEIPPSSRPNDVYTDDFPVYPDQSYAVLQRQQYPPPHPPPLLRSRSSYPSHHTRSSQSQGQIWAQEFTDRGQTSRTAGNTPISSPGLFSTHLSSSMGSEDGGIHTSHLHPTHLQEPKETHTVEVDRDLLTGNKLINEYEILDELGRGEHGKVKLGRHMKTGQRVAIKIVQRYSKRRRLGKLGNPEDKVKKEVAILKKARHPNVVSLLEVIDDPNRQKVYIVLEYVENGEIVWRKKGLREIVNVDKRRLHREKQGLAESPSFLEESQQYVKTMQMRRQRREAIRKKKRSLSTKMAGIPAWSLEHGGESDDELGPEYSMPSLTATSTAQERPSTSLSPSQSLSSTSELERRIRESALAAVEGSMYGAYASDPSLERRFSTTSSILAYQSSESDWLSDDDDMAYVPCLTISEARSAFRDAVLGLEYLHYQGIIHRDIKPANLLVTSTHVVKISDFGVSYLGRPIRDDDEEQVAETDATELDDARELSKTVGTPAFYAPELCYTGTEFEDTIGKVPRITGAIDVWSLGVTLYGMVFGRLPFLADDEFGLFHNIVKNDVFIPRQRLKPVEAEICSTELPTVMNSNKRTEDELTYEPIDGELRDLLRRLLEKDPTKRITLKEIKHHPWVLQDIQDPRVWVEQTDPGYQSKGKRIEVSNEEVTRAVTKLPFIERVRSNVARWGGNIFGRSRESRRRAPSSVTSPDVQSASSSSLTIGKDIIRELRRSSLKGDEVTSRTPKLSRESDHPLSQSVVASPVRESGDGYFSQDHARSSDRRSPDRDSRPDLPERSTSTFSNAASIKTIRPTKPEPMPAQHDMSSSFISEPSASANISGIFGGAGRKLVRSLHLSERRRDKSPFSDTSSFDGDGHGSPSVAVTTASATGHVESPDIRDSTLAHADIIEDWSATVRPPARHRRSVSHQCIQGAPVEPFRLTSDSLQRHRAQGNTALHVNTGLALDSQNKNRGQIFFPKETDSDQGEREQAGTDKPLRPMTSPPSAITISSSSADDLTSGMSYCASHPSIPSVVSGASSISNDGFHAYGGEYERDPDKVPPLLRTAETVTTSKRSYERPHEDELKYDCDDEGDGDSSDEGITFGRKRSKSTVERSTDDCMT, translated from the exons ATGGAGCCACGGCAGGGGCCCGCCAGAAAGCCTGGTGATGAATGGGATGGTCGAGGAAGGCCTCGAAGGCAGCGAGCCTCCCGCCACGCCCGTAGTGAGTCAGAGAACGAGGCGTTGGACACTTCCGACAGAAACCTGTCGACGTGGCAATCGTCGATTATGAGTCCAATCTCAAGGCAGATTTCCAACACGATAACGAGACAGAGAAGCCTGCAGTCCGAGGCACGTCCAGAGGAACGCAGGGGTTTATCGCAGAAATTTAATCTTTTTCCGTACCGACCCCATTCCTCCAACACCTCAAGACCCGCTTCGACAAGCACCTCCTCGAGTTCTCTCCGTTCCCTGACCGACCCGGTGGGCGTCGATGGGCGCCCTGATAATCGATCGATCCCGACGACAGGTTCATCGCCCAACTCGAGCACCCCTCGAGCTATCGAAGGAAGCCAACCGGTGCCACTTAGCCCATTGTCCGAGATCCCGCCCTCCTCCCGTCCTAATGATGTATATACAGACGATTTTCCCGTATATCCTGATCAATCCTATGCAGTCCTGCAAAGACAGCAATACCCTCCACCCCACCCACCTCCTCTCCTTCGCTCCCGCAGTTCCTATCCTTCCCATCACACCAGATCGTCTCAATCACAAGGCCAGATTTGGGCTCAGGAATTCACCGACCGCGGACAAACATCACGAACAGCAGGGAATACACCCATATCAAGCCCTGGACTCTTCTCTACTCACCTCTCTTCGTCTATGGGGTCCGAAGATGGTGGTATCCACACCTCACACCTCCACCCTACTCATCTTCAGGAACCTAAAGA AACCCATACAGTTGAGGTCGACCGTGACCTGCTTACAGGAAATAAACTGATCAACGAGTACGAGATCCTTGATGAGCTAGGCAGAGGCGAGCATGGCAAAGTCAAACTCGGTCGTCACATGAAAACCGGACAGAGGGTCGCAATTAAGATCGTTCAGCGTTATTCAAAACGTCGCCGCTTGGGGAAACTCGGAAATCCGGAGGACAAGGTGAAGAAAGAAGTCGCCATTCTCAAGAAGGCCCGTCACCCGAACGTTGTAAGCCTTCTAGAGGTCATCGATGATCCAAACCGGCAAAAGGTCTACATCGTGCTCGAATATGTTGAAAACGGCGAGATCGTCTGGCGAAAAAAGGGGCTCAGAGAAATCGTAAATGTTGATAAACGTCGGCTACACCGAGAGAAGCAAGGCCTAGCGGAATCTCCCTCTTTCCTTGAAGAGAGCCAACAGTATGTGAAGACAATGCAAATGCGCCGACAGCGGAGGGAAGCGATACGCAAGAAGAAACGGTCACTATCGACAAAAATGGCCGGAATTCCCGCGTGGAGCCTGGAACACGGAGGCGAATCTGATGATGAACTGGGACCCGAATACTCGATGCCTTCCCTTACGGCCACTTCCACTGCCCAGGAACGCCCAAGTACATCACTTTCTCCTAGCCAGTCACTCTCGTCTACAAGCGAACTCGAGAGACGTATTCGCGAGTCTGCTTTAGCCGCCGTTGAGGGTAGCATGTACGGGGCCTACGCATCAGATCCTTCTTTGGAAAGGAGGTTTAGCACAACATCGAGTATTTTAGCTTATCAGTCCTCGGAATCAGATTGGTTATCCGACGATGATGATATGGCCTATGTTCCTTGTCTTACCATTTCCGAAGCACGTTCCGCTTTTCGAGATGCAGTTTTGGGTTTGGAATATCTCCATTATCAAGGAATCATACATCGAGATATCAAGCCAGCCAACCTTCTGGTGACATCAACCCATGTTGTAAAGATATCGGACTTTGGCGTCTCCTATCTTGGCCGGCCCATCAGGGACGACGATGAAGAACAAGTCGCAGAAACTGATGCCACTGAGCTGGATGATGCCCGTGAACTGTCAAAGACTGTTGGAACCCCCGCTTTCTACGCACCCGAGCTTTGCTATACAGGTACCGAATTTGAGGATACAATCGGCAAGGTGCCTAGGATCACAGGCGCAATAGATGTTTGGTCGTTGGGTGTTACTCTGTACGGAATGGTTTTTGGAAGGCTCCCCTTTCTTGCTGATGACGAGTTTGGCCTCTTTCACAACATTGTGAAAAACGATGTTTTCATCCCAAGGCAACGTCTGAAACCCGTCGAGGCCGAAATCTGTTCAACCGAGTTGCCTACGGTTATGAACAGTAATAAGCGGACTGAAGACGAGCTTACCTATGAACCGATAGATGGTGAACTCCGAGACCTTCTCAGACGCCTTCTTGAGAAAGATCCTACGAAACGTATCACATTGAAAGAGATCAAGCATCACCCTTGGGTACTTCAAGATATACAAGATCCGAGAGTCTGGGTGGAGCAGACCGACCCTGGGTATCAGAGCAAGGGCAAGAGGATTGAAGTTTCTAACGAGGAAGTGACACGAGCTGTCACGAAGCTACCGTTTATAGAACGAGTAAGATCAAATGTCGCACGCTGGGGAGGCAATATCTTTGGTCGTTCGAGGGAAAGTAGAAGAAGGGCTCCGAGTTCCGTGACTTCTCCCGATGTTCAGTCCGCTTCATCTTCGAGTTTGACAATTGGCAAAGATATAATACGAGAATTGCGGCGATCGAGCCTGAAAGGCGATGAAGTTACATCGCGGACGCCGAAACTTAGCAGAGAGAGCGACCATCCTCTGTCTCAGAGTGTAGTCGCCAGCCCTGTTCGTGAAAGCGGTGATGGATACTTTAGCCAAGATCATGCTAGATCTTCCGACCGTCGCTCTCCAGATCGAGACTCGCGGCCGGACCTACCAGAACGCAGCACATCCACCTTCTCCAATGCCGCGTCCATAAAAACGATTAGGCCCACAAAACCTGAGCCAATGCCCGCCCAACATGATATGTCCTCTTCGTTCATTTCTGAACCAAGCGCATCGGCGAATATAAGCGGGATATTTGGTGGAGCGGGTCGAAAGCTCGTCAGGAGTCTGCACCTTAGTGAAAGGCGCCGAGACAAGTCGCCCTTTTCGGACACCTCTTCATTTGATGGTGATGGCCATGGCTCTCCAAGTGTAGCTGTCACTACTGCTTCTGCAACTGGCCATGTGGAATCCCCCGATATCCGAGACTCTACATTGGCCCACGCCGACATCATCGAAGATTGGAGCGCTACCGTTCGGCCACCCGCTCGACACAGACGAAGCGTATCACACCAGTGTATCCAAGGAGCTCCAGTTGAGCCTTTTCGACTGACTTCAGATTCGCTTCAACGGCATCGTGCCCAAGGGAACACTGCCCTTCATGTGAACACGGGATTGGCTCTCGACTCGCAGAATAAGAATCGTGGTCAAATATTTTTTCCGAAGGAGACTGATTCCGACCAAGGGGAACGAGAGCAAGCGGGCACAGATAAGCCTCTGCGACCAATGACCTCGCCTCCTTCTGCTATCACCATTTCTTCGTCATCGGCAGATGATTTGACAAGTGGGATGTCTTATTGCGCGTCCCATCCCAGCATACCGTCTGTTGTCTCCGGGGCATCGTCTATTTCAAATGATGGGTTTCACGCGTACGGTGGAGAATACGAAAGGGATCCTGACAAAGTACCTCCCCTTCTTCGCACTGCAGAGACGGTCACGACTTCAAAGCGCTCGTATGAACGTCCCCATGAAGATGAACTGAAGTACGATTGCGACGATGAAGGCGACGGAGACAGCAGCGACGAAGGAATCACCTTCGGCAGGAAAAGGTCCAAATCCACTGTCGAGAGATCGACAGATGACTGCATGACATAA
- a CDS encoding uncharacterized protein (EggNog:ENOG410PFJY~COG:S~TransMembrane:1 (n9-16c21/22o447-470i)~BUSCO:2039at33183) gives MMVKYIYPGALIQLFAGIARSTTPDLPYNPAYIWTQSGDNGPLAYVLSPKSSTSSEFQLKALDISAPFDASAPRFVGPSTDPPSPADDGAKSTVPIPNNDGLPMVYTGDCRSGRAEIWRFAPNPEISDGDGTWSKSSLMQRDSDEEVESIGPNYLAAAITFPNPKSEAPPDIYVFGGMCPTAANDDSWTWISAANYSRAMISLQPPKSSEDNVYEVSVLPNLSPPVDEAGFTMTPLLPAVSNSSSGRQLRQQSFALIGGHTQEAFLNMSRIALFSLPEGSWSYVSVNSPSDNLPTRMKDQGIEGIEPRSGHTAILAPDGDKLIILGGWVGDITVPAQPQLAVLHLGEDYGGSGDWTWSIPRDSNNGLRPGTGIFGHGAAMLPGGIMAVIGGYEISGSSKRSNLGVRDASQLYLFNVTSESWITSYAPPKVDSSGDSSGPLSSAGQKAGLGVGLGVGLSAAAAGIVILFCVRTRHKRAHRKAREQELRNLALGAERPHVSLDEVPGGLYQPMVQVNRKKVELYARHSSNPGNRNDWSDNGASIAERTGLLLDSSARSPKRAIQSRTYQPATFSEDLRRTPTFRSIHPIEEGEEHAENNLEANIEPVISRETKRDSKSSVISDPFKDPPSPIKACLPPPITPSRNGDGSKLERRHSLGSNDWGLGEVSGWPTQTPDKADRTSSNLSESSRSSMSTSSYRTSSMRLDQVVAQAPVFRPRQTVLSGDTSYETSRNLSLQSHAYDYLAPHLLNDGATFPSQYLERMYTFESHGQKGSGSLLGAGSSSLLPSERKDPPTQNKNKALEWVGSVRRALSLVKKPENDRNNSPCSDLVPSMERSTSSSPTKSFHSAQELASAHLDMGAGLPRRAVSTNSSVLRRKKGAKDWDVGQSSAERSALLRRETYDGTLSFDGGIDGGRISAATDLTRDDDEEEEDWDVEAAAQGRLVQVTFTVPKEKLRVVNVGDEDTLDYDDDGNDRERDTTNDITSLDTKKNNVTDEN, from the coding sequence ATGATGGTCAAGTATATCTATCCCGGAGCTTTGATTCAGCTTTTCGCTGGTATAGCACGCAGTACGACCCCGGATCTACCTTACAATCCAGCTTATATCTGGACCCAGTCTGGGGACAATGGCCCTCTAGCTTATGTTCTCTCCCCGAAGTCTTCTACCTCGAGTGAGTTTCAGCTCAAAGCATTGGATATATCGGCCCCTTTCGATGCGTCAGCACCGCGTTTCGTAGGTCCAAGCACCGACCCTCCCTCCCCGGCCGACGATGGTGCCAAAAGCACCGTTCCTATTCCGAATAATGACGGTCTTCCCATGGTCTATACTGGTGACTGCCGGTCAGGCCGGGCAGAGATATGGCGTTTTGCTCCCAATCCGGAAATATCGGACGGTGACGGGACATGGTCAAAATCGTCTTTGATGCAAAGAGACAGTGACGAGGAGGTAGAATCCATAGGGCCAAACTATTTGGCTGCGGCAATCACCTTTCCGAATCCAAAAAGCGAGGCGCCTCCAGACATCTATGTGTTTGGCGGAATGTGTCCTACGGCCGCTAATGACGACTCATGGACTTGGATTTCTGCAGCCAACTATTCGCGGGCTATGATTTCGTTGCAACCGCCAAAGTCATCAGAAGACAACGTTTATGAGGTTTCAGTTTTACCAAACCTTTCTCCACCAGTTGATGAAGCTGGTTTTACTATGACCCCGCTGCTCCCGGCAGTCTCCAATTCATCATCCGGGAGACAACTACGGCAACAGAGCTTCGCCCTTATTGGTGGTCATACGCAGGAAGCCTTTCTCAATATGTCTCGAATTGCTCTTTTCTCATTACCGGAAGGTAGTTGGAGTTACGTCTCCGTTAATTCCCCGAGCGATAATTTGCCTACCCGCATGAAAGATCAGGGTATAGAGGGAATCGAACCACGATCCGGACACACAGCTATTTTGGCGCCCGATGGGGATAAGCTCATTATTTTAGGTGGGTGGGTAGGAGATATAACGGTACCTGCCCAGCCGCAGTTGGCAGTCCTTCATCTAGGCGAAGATTACGGCGGTTCGGGTGATTGGACTTGGAGCATTCCCAGAGACTCTAACAACGGACTTCGTCCTGGGACCGGAATTTTTGGCCACGGAGCAGCTATGCTTCCAGGAGGGATTATGGCTGTCATTGGCGGCTATGAAATATCAGGATCTTCAAAGCGATCCAATTTAGGGGTTCGTGATGCCTCGCAACTATACTTGTTCAATGTCACATCCGAATCCTGGATTACATCCTATGCTCCCCCCAAAGTTGATTCGTCAGGAGATAGCTCGGGACCGCTTTCCTCTGCGGGCCAGAAAGCTGGCCTGGGGGTCGGCCTTGGGGTTGGCCTatccgccgccgccgccggtATTGTTATTCTCTTCTGCGTTCGGACACGGCATAAACGAGCTCATCGAAAAGCCCGTGAACAAGAGCTGCGGAACTTAGCTCTTGGCGCTGAACGGCCGCATGTTAGCCTTGATGAAGTCCCTGGTGGACTGTATCAACCCATGGTCCAAGTGAATAGGAAGAAAGTAGAGTTATATGCGCGCCATTCCTCTAATCCTGGAAATAGGAATGACTGGAGTGATAATGGGGCGTCGATCGCAGAAAGAACAGGGCTATTGTTGGATTCATCTGCCAGGAGCCCGAAAAGGGCAATACAGTCGAGGACGTATCAGCCTGCAACATTCTCTGAAGATCTCCGAAGGACTCCGACATTTCGCAGCATACATCCTATCGAGGAAGGGGAGGAGCATGCTGAGAATAATTTGGAAGCGAACATCGAACCAGTCATCTcaagagaaacaaagagGGATAGTAAGAGTTCCGTAATATCAGATCCCTTTAAAGATCCTCCATCGCCAATCAAAGCCTGCCTCCCTCCCCCCATTACCCCGTCTCGCAATGGGGATGGCTCTAAATTGGAGCGGAGGCACAGTCTTGGATCTAACGATTGGGGTTTGGGTGAAGTCTCAGGGTGGCCCACTCAAACGCCTGATAAAGCGGACCGAACCTCATCCAATCTCTCCGAATCATCGAGATCCTCGATGTCGACGTCATCCTACAGAACGAGTTCGATGAGACTAGACCAGGTGGTCGCCCAGGCGCCCGTGTTTCGGCCTCGCCAGACTGTGCTGTCAGGCGATACATCGTATGAAACGAGCCGTAATCTGTCATTACAAAGCCATGCATATGATTATCTTGCACCACACTTGCTGAATGATGGGGCAACGTTTCCTTCGCAATATTTGGAACGAATGTATACCTTCGAAAGCCATGGACAGAAGGGTAGTGGATCGCTGCTTGGGGCTGGCTCCAGCTCCCTGCTCCCGTCAGAAAGGAAAGACCCGCCAACacaaaataaaaacaaaGCATTGGAATGGGTGGGCTCTGTTCGTCGTGCCTTGAGCTTGGTGAAGAAGCCCGAAAACGATAGAAACAACTCTCCATGCTCTGACCTTGTTCCGAGCATGGAGCGGAGTACGAGTTCCAGTCCAACAAAGAGTTTCCATAGCGCCCAGGAACTCGCATCCGCGCACTTAGATATGGGTGCGGGCCTACCGCGAAGAGCCGTAAGCACCAACTCTTCCGTTTTGAGGCGTAAGAAAGGCGCAAAGGATTGGGACGTTGGGCAATCCTCCGCTGAGAGATCGGCGCTGCTTCGGAGAGAAACTTATGACGGTACGCTGTCCTTTGACGGAGGCATCGATGGCGGAAGGATTTCGGCTGCCACCGATTTGACGCGAGatgacgacgaagaagaagaagactggGACGTGGAAGCAGCAGCTCAGGGCCGGTTGGTGCAGGTAACATTTACCGTTCCAAAGGAGAAGTTGAGGGTCGTCAACGTTGGGGACGAAGACACGCTAGATTACGACGACGATGGCAATGATCGTGAACGAGACACGACCAATGATATTACTTCTCTAGATACGAAAAAGAATAACGTTACTGACGAAAATTAA